The following proteins come from a genomic window of Perognathus longimembris pacificus isolate PPM17 chromosome 12, ASM2315922v1, whole genome shotgun sequence:
- the LOC125360754 gene encoding ferritin light chain-like yields MEATLNLEKNLNQAILDLHALGSARTDPHRCDFLENHFLDEEVKLIKKMGDHLPNQPPQAGFPSGRAGRVSLRTSHPQARLENPRVQQPLEAICASRDIRVST; encoded by the coding sequence ATGGAAGCCACCCTGAACCTGGAGAAGAACCTGAACCAAGCCATTTTGGATCTTCATGCCTTGGGTTCTGCACGCACAGACCCCCATCGCTGTGACTTCCTAGAGAACCACTTCCTGGATGAAGAGGTGAAGCTCATCAAGAAGATGGGTGACCACCTACCTAACCAACCTCCGCAGGCTGGCTTCCCCTCAGGCCGGGCTGGGCGAGTATCTCTTCGAACATCTCACCCTCAAGCACGACTAGAGAACCCCAGAGTCCAGCAGCCTCTGGAGGCCATCTGTGCATCGCGTGACATCAGGGTTTCCACCTGA